gtttatttaatttcaaTTCATTACTTGCTTTATTGGTTACCTCAAATCATGTTTCCATTGATTAATATTGTGTTGCTTAATTGAATTATATGTGAGTAGTTctattctagggttttgggaatccatgaactaacactagaggaaaaaagcttataagttgctcaacataagttgcccttataCAACAAGAGCACCTTATAAtggtttaaaaaaaataaaaaaataaatgaatattACTTTCCCTCCAATTtgaaacaagggcaccttaaaCCTAACTCTTTCATTTTTCACGCAATACAGCAGCCTTCAATACTCACGTTCGGCCCTTCTTCCGTACTACTCACGTTTCCTCTCTCGTTCTGTTAGACGCAAACTCCGGCCACCATCACAGCGAACCATCACCACCGTCGGCCCTTCTTCTTTACCGCGCACTCAAACTCCGGCCACCATCACCGTGCACCATCCTCACCGTCGTTCTTCGCAGCTGGCTCCAACTATTAGGGCTGTTACGTTCGACACCCTCTAGCTAGTTGCGTCACTTCACCGGCGACGAGGCTCTGCGCCTCCTCTTCACCGGCCTCCTCTGAGGCTCTACTTCATGTTCACCGGCGACAAGGCCCTACGATGCGCCTCCTCTGCTCCTTCTCACGTACCGGCGGCAATTCTCTTCACTCACCACTCAATTCTCTCCATATTAGGTGGTTGATGTTCCTAGGTATGATTTAATTGCATAATTCAGTTACATTACACCCTTATTTAATATGAAATTGCTTTGTCGATCGGTTTTGTTCTTGTGGTGGTAGTGCGTTGGTTGATTCGGTGGTGGTGGGAGTGGGGGGAGGTGGTCAGTGGGAGGGAGTTGTATTGGTGGTGgtgggaggtggtggtgggcaGTGTGGGAGGGAGGTGGTCAGTGGTGGTGGTACGTGGGAGGGAGGTGGTGGTACGTGGGAGGTGGTCAGTGGTGTAttgcataaaaataataataataataataataataataataataataattaataataataataataatacaaatcaaaattatatataataataaaaataaaaataaaaattaatagtaataataatagtaataataataataataataataataataataataataataataataattataatagaaGTACAATTACAATtagaaataaataatgaaaactaaaaactaataaaaccaattaaactttaaaattttataaaaacaaagaaaacaaacGAGTTATGAAAATAAGGCCTGAATCTTGTTATTAACAAGAACACAATtccttatttttaatttgttgatcTCATCTGTATGCGGCCTAAAATCTTTTTATTATCTGTAGAACACATGCAATTCACTTTTTTGTAATCTAATAGCTTCTTGCTCTTATGTGCAGGCTAGACGCTTCCCCACCTTGTTCAGTAGAAAATTAAATTGTCGATTGTTTTTTAGGTGAGTTTTCCCCCTTTACACTTTATTTTCGAGCATTTATGTATATATGTTTACTGTTTACATTATTGTCTAGAAGTAAATGCATCATCATCATATGCCTAGATACCCGTTCAAGACTTACTCGTTAGGAGTAAGTCTTGAATAGTCCCCGGTTTGGGACTGTTCTTGGACGTCTAATCTCACTTAGGAAGTGAATGtatgtcttcttttttattctaaGGAATATACTGGCTCGTCGTTTCCCTATTTTGTTCTCTGGGTACATATGTAGGTAATAACTTACCTACATCGTGTACTTGGTGAACAGTAGGGAAATGCTGCCGGATTTTCCTTAGAATTGAATAGTTGACATGCATTCACTAGTGGGGTTAGACGTTCAAGGATGGGTTAGGTTGGAGTGATAAGGACCTTTGGAAGCATGCATTCATTCGATAAATCAACTTCTGTATGCATATGCTAAAGTGGTagagtttttgcttttctaTGCCAATTAAACGGGGGTTTTGGTTTGTTTAGAAGTTCCCGGAGATGGATcgtagttggatgtatggtagacGTGACACAAAGGATTTCATGCATGGGGTTTCGGAGTTCTGTATGAGTGCTTTACAACATCAAGCTAGTACGGGGGTCAAAGAGTTTTATTGTCCTTGTGCCGATTGTGAGAATGTGAACACGGTCAATAATGTTTTGGTGATTAGAGATCATGTATTTATGCGTGGGTTTAGACCAAATTACCATGTACGGGTTTATCATGGTGAGAGTGGAGTGTACGTAGGTAATTCTAGTAAGAATGTTGTGCATGAACAAGAAGAAACTATCTATACGGAAGGGCAAGCCGATTGTTTTGAGGATGACGATGACgttgaaaataatattgatgATGATAATGTTCATGTCGAGGACATGTTGCACGAGGTCGAGGATGAAGTTCGCGATCGTGTTTTTGAGTGCTTGTCTAAGGCGGCCGAAACGCCATTGTATCCTGGTCGTACAAAGTATAGCAAGCTTTCCGCTGTTTGCACACTCTACAATATCAAGACAAGCGGAGGCTTGACTGACATTAGTTTCACTGAGTTGTTGGTGGCGCTAAGTGATATGTTACCGGCTTGCAATGAACTTCCCAGGTCGAACTATTATGCCAAGAAGCTCATGTGTCCCTTTGGTTTAGAGTACAAGAAGATACATGCTTGTCCAAATGATTGTCTTCTATATCCTAAGCAGTATGAGAATTTGGATAAGTGTCCACGGTGCGGAGTGTCGCGTTACAAACGCAAAGGGGTAAGCGAGGGTAAGAATGTGTACCCAGCTAAGGTGTTGTGGTATCTTCCCATAATACCGAGATTCAAGCGCTTGTTTTCGATAAAAAAAGATGCAAGGAATTTGAGGTGGCATGCAAATCCTGATCGAAGGAAGAGAGATGGTTTGCTtaggcatcctgctgattctcccCAGTGGAAGACTATTGACAAGCTTCATGACACTTTTGGTAAGGAACCTCGGAATTTGAGGCTTGGGTTATGTACGGATGGGATGAATCCATTTTGCACTCTTTGCTCCCAACATAGTACATGGCCAATACTTTTAGTCATATATAACTTACCTCCTTGGTTGTGTATGAAACGCAAgtacatcatgttgtcgcttCTTATATCGGGGCCTAAACAACCGGGAAACGACATAGATGTATACCTTGAACCTCTCGTTGATGATTTGAGAAAgatgtgggatgaaggggtttCCGTATTTGATGCACATGCAAATGAGACGTTTAGATTGCGTGCAATGCTTTTCTGCACCATCAATGACTTCCCTGCTTATGGTAACTTATCCGGCTACAAGAACAAAGGAATGAAAGCATGCCCGACTTGTGAAGAGGATACACAATCCAAATATATTTCTGAATGTCACAAATATGTGTTCTTGCGAATGCGAAGGCTTCTTAGACGTGATCATCCCTATCGTAAGATGAAGACAACATTCGATGGAAATGTTGAGATGGATGTCGCCCTTAGAGCGTTGAATGGTAAGGAAGTTTATGAGCGGGTCAAGGGTGTTGAAACGGTCTTCGGCAAGTCAGTGAAAGACAAGGGTACAACTGGATTATGGAAAAAAGAGTCTGTGTTCTGGAAACTTCCATATTGGAAAGATCTACCGGTTAGGCATTGTCTTGACGTCATGCATATcgagaaaaatgtttgtgaaGCAATTCTTGGGACACTTATGAATATTCCGGGCAAGACAAAGGATACCAAGGGAGTGCGAGAATACTTTAAAAGTAAGGGGCTTCGTCCAGAGCTGTGGCCTCAGACTTCGGGAAATAATAGAACGAAGGAAATGGAAACAGGGGGTgccaagtgtagacacctacttttgtccccattcccgaaagggaaggttcgatgatgagaacgtaaatctccacttgacaacgcatctcctataaaataacgaatctcaattccccttttcatttcacccgaaacctgctatttatagaaacctgcaatttatggaaacctgctaaaaatagtaactgccgtaatgggtagttgttaaaagtggcaagtcataaaagatagaaacctgtcagaattaggtgttgcactccaacataaatcctaaaagagatagaaattgtaaaaggaattctattcctatcgcagttcgataaaagagttaacgtattaattaaactcataacgaacctagagttcgtaaagggcccagacgcattccgtcgtaaattgatacgcaccaaataactcggataaagtctcatacactccgaattctaagaatccgaatctgacaaagaaacggcccaaacagcaatttcaacgcccagccctgggcgctgaaattgcctggatcctattttcaacgcccagagctgggcgccgaaatctttgacgcccagccctgggcgccgaaaatacctgggacagattcttttcctaatccgtttcgtattcaaattcctgaaaatctatctttctactccactccctcctataaatagacccctaaagccgacgtgaaaacaacaacacacaattattattctgagtattgactctaaacccctaagcctaagcctcacgctgcaaaactgatcacgcgttctgtcgcaatcgatccataaatcgaacagaacgtatcctgtcccataatttgagattcgttaaataaaaggagaaatagcaaagtcaaagtggttagttttctgagaaccgtgacacacctctcaagggtgcgtcgtaatgtgtcccttttccatggtttaattgctttcctcgcccttttatgaactgttaaactaactaaaatctgattgttcgatcacgcctaataaatatgatatttttgggaaattggatcatcatgctaggtcccttaaaacaatctaaatcagataatcgcgctcgatctagtactatatgttgcatattgttaaaatcaactcagattagtttaatagttaacgcatgtcccttcaattatttatgctgagctagtaaggatatcctgcctctggagttatcgaagagcgagtactcctctcggtatttacagtcccccgaaccctcaatctctaccctgcgggtgtacgttgagcgacccccaccaccagggatcacaagggaacctacggccgtcgtggtcaaacataattgcactccctttatgtcacgataaccgggttttgtcagtttttctcattgtcgttaaaaactgaatggcgactcctatattactagtcaattgggtgtaaactcacaggaaatccaattacacttgattgaataaaaagaatcgtcacacccacgagggacgaggtcatgtattagccttgtgctttttcgaccccctcacagtggcgactccactggggatagtgaaggaaatactcgtgctcgtaggtaatcaaaatagccgaagggtgaaacaatcctaccccgcgtttatttccccatcaagttgggacgacctgaaaatcagcatattaatgtgaacgggtagaaccgcataacgaatctcggcttcctcgggagttgggactaaggataccttttttcgccaataggggggtgcacacgccgcgcatgttgcccactcggtacttgtgcaggtagtacacctatcccgaacccaatcgatcgctcattaggtccctctcgcctgcatgcccccttggcttgcacttgcgggttggcctcttgggcgaaattcgtctgttgaagacactacctcgaccggggcatgtgttggatctgcgatagaagcggtaccaagccaggcgcaaataactacccatagaagcctatcataagctacatgacatgttattattgcctcatgatggaatgttagttatgtgtagcgaaatatatgattgtgtgtgacaaactatcctagaaaaaccaacgaccttaaaaattgcccaaacattcataggataatttgccaaagagttataccgaaatacgtgttccgcaaacccgaacgatcgccacaaaaataagcgacgctcgggatggcctgtaacgaatcccataaacgctgcacaacgcgtaaaggacgttattaggcaaccacgcaaaatcgaagtcgcataaacaaaagtagacgcaaacagaaaacgagaacctgccagggacgcattttcaacgcccttggctgggcgccagaatctctcacgcccgacgctgggcacTGAAGTTATTGTTTGACCttctggtcaggcacagcagcctcggtgcccgcgcataaaaaaatatacgtagcaaaaaaaaacttttcgaaaaatttttgctacgagggcgtatgaaaaagcactcgattctaaaagcgacttataaaaaaataaaaaactctttgtgtcgttgttaggcctcctacgacgacgatgttcggcaccaaaaccgagcatgctaatttaaaaaaaaaacactttgaatgtcacatgggcaaagaattcaaaaaatgatgttcgaataaagtctccaagaaaaaaaaaataatgttcaaataaaaaaaataataaatccgagtctagactaggctatgccaaagtacaatctaaatcctaagtcttagttgtcttatccatagaatcggtcgtaatgcttggtgtcgtacTGCAAGTAAAAAGGTTAaatcatattgagtctcccttcctaacatttaaatcaataaacacccatatgtaattgtcatcccttgctaagaatctacggtctcaatactctctctcaccaataaaagtaatgtattatagtatttgcaaaatggaaacagtcacattctggaaatcattcccccatagtcgcacaacccccaaagtgaacctaaggtgtcaataccattagcaaaaattaatggcctcaaggctcaagatcacattgggtcacgactatcatagtcctctcgagccactcgctcctttaaatactcctaagtacggactaaaagattttccatgaatgcaacatgacgaaccatgaaaatacccaaatcggcataccataaggctaccattggggtaaagcaatacacactaagagagaagccgcactaatgattctaaccttgtaaaaatggaaattcgatctccccaattaactaccttgccaacattaagcaaaacggcacatgacaaatgaacacccaagggttaaaatctaaagtgtcaaccaacgaaagttatggttcaattagcctaagtctgagattcgcttggtcaagtattataggattacgccatgtcattattttgagtctaggccacctccttatattcttacacgggttataatcagaaaaattaatgaaagttcgagtctaaatcacaacttccaattaaatcccataaactggagtctgaaaagaaacaaaaaaaattattttcgatgtaattctttcgttaaatttcaataaggtaaaagcaacattttgaatctacgctatttgcacattttaaaaaacgactaaatacgcttgcaaagtaagacaatttaaaggtccaccctaggcctactaagattaaaggtccaccctaggcctactaaagttaaaggtccactataggcctaccaaacgagactCACTCAGTCTCTcttcgtgactcaaagaccacaaccatctaccttttagcccaagtaaaaaaaaatttgaagtatttatgttggggagaaatcccacgcaaaaagaagaaaaatagaaagagaaaagagcaagccatgaaatacttaaaaagaaagagaagagggagagcgaaaagagcgaaccatgaaatacttagcccgtacctcccaaagtgcgaaatttacccaagtaaacgaaggaaaagaattgagtcaaccaatataaatcataaaattctacgatgtctacccctttccaatccttatgctcttagacgccttcgctctggggtcccttttcagctcatttaacccatccatgttttcattgccataacccaagaaaccattacttcAACTCTTGTttctgaacttgttatcaactgcaacccacgtacggccattgacacgtgcgtcatacccattatttccaaatccCGAACCTGCTCttgcaccaccattagcataatgaccatataacttgtttggatacatcctgttgatatacccttgagccgtccccatgctattcattggccttggttgatgtaatcctcgtggctgaccaatacctatacaaattatcctatctcattcaacccatctttcaaaccgtcttgagtcacgaataaaaaaaaacaaatgaaaagtacattctatgcttaacataaaaaaatatataaaaaatgtgaataataaaaaaggaactttgcaaagcgcccctaaaattagtctaaaaagaaaaataagcatttagcacaccaaaaaagatccgcccagaaataattttcagcgcccacagctaggcgccgaaatctttaacgccccagcctgggcgccgattctctctgctcgccaaattttgtccagaagtgctcgtcattttatccgcacatacacggaaaaataacaaatacttggaggggtacagcacgtattcagatatacgtaccaccaaaaaatacataccaccaaaaaatacatgtactcaaaaaaaaacataaaacaaatttttggcttacggcaaggcagcagattaaaataacaataaacttcacttattctaccgtttcaaataatatgtttccacctcagaacatacttatcgaattcggcattttaagaaaccattttctaggctaagaactacgcaagacctgattccaaattaaatctatttaaggcggatacgtaggcaatccatgattcggtccaaccaatttgcaaaaatattaaagcctatagaaaaacaagaataaaaatagaagtcccttattgaaatttaattacttgcaacccaagtcgaaagaaaaaatttaagtcaaaggaagaatccaggTCACCatgatgccaaaattaatgagcacacatcgaaaaataataagggcacgtaccatttccagaaggagcactcacactcctaggcacttagccaagactcaaaagaccgctttgcctcaattgaatgggggctagcgcaagcgtccatgacctctaaaatactcgacttgaccctccctaaagcgaactaactcacttaaaaaccttctttcaccactagacatagtcgttcgcttaaagaccttctttcaccactagacacagtcataatcgccaataagtagtaaaggcagtaaagcttgcaatgaaaaagattgttctacgacatcgccccatcgttccttcgaattcagggcacccgttcatggtaatttgaatgcttgctaatctcctttgaaaaaatcagaccttgtcaataggacttggcacttaaccaaggctcaccctactcagacatatgacacgggcatctaaaatcgaaatctaaaaagcatcattaatgggaagacataacagcaactgggggctaaaaattgaaatgaaagagctagggaaagaactaagtataccttgaccttttgtgcagacatacaccaagtaaatctaagtcaatttgaaaacggtttatattcccgcaattctggaaaacatggccttaaaagcctaaagcatatgccaaacgggcacaagtatatcttgacgcctgcaccctggcttccagcaaatccttagacagcattccaaaaatcgtaacagtattttgattcattcatgtaatcctgtacaaacccttctataagttaacttacttaggacacctcggactgtgcacagtaggactcggattttaaataattttcaaataattttcaaagacttcttcgaacataataaagtgtcgttggttcaggctaagtatgcgtttatctcgatgttgcaagtgagtcaaaaagatttctaaatatgattatgggtaaagaaaggcacctagcttttggccaaGGCATATTCaaaacatgtgactaccttgaccatggcaatgtcgcacaatacgacatttacaagagaagtagaaaaatcactactcgaacgtacctcgcactaaacgagtctggttcaaactattcatgatccatgtcaccatgaatgcataaaaacatatgccaagcattatagcaccaagccaatcccgtagctacaattgggggcttgagaaaaacactctaaaaatgctcgaaatgacgattttatcgcaaattcttgaTGCTAAggctatacatacgtcataggggcacaatcctaagctttaatcatgtaaaacgaaccttagaatggctacaacccctcccaaattctaagcgctacttagaatatataaactcaccccactaacaagggtaactgaaaatcgcgagtcaccaaaactctgatcaaactactgcacataacgctcgccctacaagcgctcgttacacagtctacctcgttccaaagcaaaagcgaaaaaaaaaaatcaaggataagaactgtcaaaatatacccagaaatcattttcgaacgcccagagctgggcgccgatatctttaacgccccagtctgggcgctgaatctttctgctagccaagttttgcccagatataaaaataagaaagaaacacctatgaatccttgcatcgaatgaagtaataagccgtgcaaacccacgcagaaggtgctacacttgttcaaacacctgaacgaggcatgacgaagtactccaatgcaaaaataaaaatgatatcccaacgcctggaggaatgttctaagacacgccgttaggccacacaagcctacgttgcaccataagttcaaccgtcccacggtacaagtctaaaaaagagtaaggcatattggactaatgtaggcacgaccaagagcatgtgtaaaagaggcaaaaaactacttatcgcccaaattcaaaatgcaagccgcacgacttctacattaaggattaaaggtagcaaaacattgcctacgacggaagggatagctcgcacctacacgagcggaaccgcaaggcatctttctcgaaagaacctacaaaatcgtacgccaaaaggaagcatcccaacatgtaTACTGGGGGGCTCCAAgatacgaaacaaccatagcaaaataaaaaaaatctcgaagcaaatgtttgaaacaaacgaaagggcacgatgtttgagcccacctcgtgattgggcctgaaccctatcaagcttctaagcaaactattcaaaatcagtcattgctcaaaaaaaatgattcaaacaaattgattaatggaccgcacacaacggccattctatgaacgcttgttcgcacatacatatcatcttttctaagtatcgaacatttacgaacgcgttcaaaagaaaaaaaaaagaagaaaacgaacgaacaagaggccaactgtgtcatcaagaaacctcgccagaaattattttcagcgcccagcgctgggcgcagaaatctttaacgcccaggcatgggcgccgaaaatgatcctagacccaaaaaaaaacagctctgacttctatagggccctgccatgttcattcgacttgaaaattgccgatttttttactgaaagtcgtacctcacggctttgttaaagagtagcacaccactacaaagatcgctcgcacttacgagcacaatcccaaacacgatcaaggacattacagaatgcgtatccccaaggaacctctttgacaagaaatgaccgtcaagcacgagtgcttgggggctcgaagaaaaatatatattatacaCAGTTAAAAcgatattcccagactacgctgtacgaagtcccatgtttggatgtctcaaaaaataataaaaaataaaaccggattacgacctcaagacaaaggtcgccgttgatacttatacatagtcccctaatcaaggacccaagtagtggcaaaaacaaatcgagccgtaaagactagctcaaaaccacaaaagaagacgatcatgagacaatggtccgtctaagcacactagtggaaaaaacccctgttgcagcccccttgttgcagcgtacatgtataaatacgcttcaacaaccagtcggtcaacgcgggtcaaaccctttaaagggttatcgcagcgtacattttaattgttcgcagcaaatgtgtttgttgaagcgtacaaaataaaagctcGCAGCAACAACCCGACGTTATCGCCGCGTACATGCTATTGCCccctgcaacaagtccgcgtttcaaaaaTTTTTGCTGCAATAACGTACGTCAATagctttttcccttaaacaatATTTTGAAACCGTGCTCAACGTACGTACCTTCTCTCCAagctttttcccttaaacaaatatccaagcatctggccttcgaactcagccgtcgaactcagccctgcgtcgccgtcgaactcaggcgTTGCTCAGCCCTCCGTCGTTGTCTTCGCCGGTGTGTctgtgttctcgcctcatctcccccatcccgTTCTGTTCTCGCGCGGCCTACTCAGTCCCTGAAAGGTCTATATTCTTGGTCGGCCGGGGGTTCCGCGTCCCCCCGTCGCGTcctggttccggtggttgctcggcgttACTCTCCTTGCCACAACAAGTAATTATggtttgttcaatttttattttcgtttttgattttcgtttttagattagggttcaattttcgtttttgattttcgttttgatttttttttttgatttt
This Spinacia oleracea cultivar Varoflay chromosome 6, BTI_SOV_V1, whole genome shotgun sequence DNA region includes the following protein-coding sequences:
- the LOC110777488 gene encoding uncharacterized protein, which encodes MDRSWMYGRRDTKDFMHGVSEFCMSALQHQASTGVKEFYCPCADCENVNTVNNVLVIRDHVFMRGFRPNYHVRVYHGESGVYVGNSSKNVVHEQEETIYTEGQADCFEDDDDVENNIDDDNVHVEDMLHEVEDEVRDRVFECLSKAAETPLYPGRTKYSKLSAVCTLYNIKTSGGLTDISFTELLVALSDMLPACNELPRSNYYAKKLMCPFGLEYKKIHACPNDCLLYPKQYENLDKCPRCGVSRYKRKGVSEGKNVYPAKVLWYLPIIPRFKRLFSIKKDARNLRWHANPDRRKRDGLLRHPADSPQWKTIDKLHDTFGKEPRNLRLGLCTDGMNPFCTLCSQHSTWPILLVIYNLPPWLCMKRKYIMLSLLISGPKQPGNDIDVYLEPLVDDLRKMWDEGVSVFDAHANETFRLRAMLFCTINDFPAYGNLSGYKNKGMKACPTCEEDTQSKYISECHKYVFLRMRRLLRRDHPYRKMKTTFDGNVEMDVALRALNGKEVYERVKGVETVFGKSVKDKGTTGLWKKESVFWKLPYWKDLPVRHCLDVMHIEKNVCEAILGTLMNIPGKTKDTKGVREYFKINCEDG